In Palleronia sp. LCG004, a single window of DNA contains:
- the hflK gene encoding FtsH protease activity modulator HflK, translating into MASNNGGPWGGGGGNRGSNGGDNDDRRPGRNRGGDNQVPDIDQIVKKGQEQLRVLMGGRGGNRPNGSGGSGGPGFGRNTWLLGGLVVVGVWAAASFYTVRPDEQSVELFLGEFSTIGQPGLNFAPWPLVTAEVIPVTREQTEELGVGRGNETDNGLMLTTDANIVDIEFEVVWNISDPAKYLFNLAEPPETIRSVSESAMREVVARSELAPILNRDRALIANDAQELIQNTLDSYDSGVNIVRLNLDKADPPTEVIDAFRDVQAAEQERDRLERQADAYANQVLADARGASAQILEEAEGYRAQVVNEAQGEASRFTAVLGEYQKAPEVTRKRLYLETMEEVLGRVDKVIMDDQGNGGGQGVVPYLPINELNRRSGNTTQTNGGTN; encoded by the coding sequence ATGGCGAGCAATAACGGAGGACCTTGGGGCGGCGGCGGTGGAAATCGCGGCAGCAACGGTGGCGACAACGACGATCGGCGTCCAGGTCGTAACCGCGGAGGCGATAACCAGGTTCCCGATATCGATCAGATCGTGAAAAAGGGCCAGGAGCAGCTGCGCGTCCTCATGGGCGGTCGCGGTGGCAACCGTCCCAATGGCTCGGGCGGAAGCGGTGGCCCTGGCTTCGGTCGCAACACCTGGCTCCTTGGCGGTCTGGTGGTCGTGGGTGTGTGGGCTGCCGCGAGCTTCTACACGGTGAGGCCGGACGAGCAGTCGGTGGAGCTGTTCCTCGGCGAGTTCTCGACCATCGGTCAGCCGGGTCTGAACTTCGCGCCATGGCCCCTCGTCACCGCAGAGGTCATTCCGGTCACGCGCGAGCAGACCGAGGAACTGGGCGTCGGACGTGGAAACGAGACCGATAACGGCCTGATGCTGACGACTGATGCGAACATCGTCGATATCGAATTCGAGGTCGTCTGGAACATCAGCGATCCGGCCAAGTACCTCTTCAATCTGGCGGAGCCGCCGGAGACGATCCGGTCGGTGAGCGAATCCGCGATGCGCGAAGTCGTGGCTCGCTCCGAGCTTGCCCCGATCCTGAACCGCGATCGGGCGCTGATCGCCAATGACGCTCAGGAGCTCATCCAGAACACGCTCGACAGCTACGATTCCGGTGTGAACATCGTTCGTCTCAACCTCGACAAGGCCGATCCGCCCACCGAAGTCATCGACGCCTTCCGCGACGTGCAGGCGGCCGAGCAGGAGCGCGATCGCCTGGAGCGGCAGGCGGATGCCTATGCCAACCAGGTGCTCGCCGATGCGCGCGGTGCCTCGGCGCAGATTCTCGAAGAGGCCGAGGGCTATCGCGCACAGGTCGTGAACGAGGCGCAGGGTGAGGCGAGCCGCTTCACCGCCGTGCTCGGCGAATACCAGAAGGCCCCGGAAGTCACGCGCAAGCGTCTCTACCTCGAGACCATGGAAGAGGTTCTGGGTCGCGTCGACAAGGTCATCATGGACGATCAGGGCAATGGCGGCGGACAGGGCGTCGTGCCGTATCTGCCGATCAACGAACTGAACCGCCGGTCGGGCAACACGACCCAGACCAACGGAGGGACGAATTGA